ATCATTAAATTTTTTATATTCGCCATCAGAGCAAACAAGAATATTTGCAATATATTTTATAATATTAAAAGTCTGATTTTTATCAAATTCTAAATAAAGCGTATCATAAATAATTCTACCAATATGGTCTTTTCTATCGCAAGGTATATCACAAACCATAAATCCAACTATATTATTTTTAACTATTAGAGCTAGTCTTTTCGTTTCTCCGTATACATCTCGTAAAATAAGTCTATAAACTTCTTCAGCGGTATCAAAAAGTTTAGCTTTTAAATTAAGATGCCAGCTATAATCTTTTCCTCGTTCAAAATCTCTCGTATGAACTGCTGCCCCTATCGGCATTATTGTAATACTCGACTTTTCATTTTTATCTTGTGGCTTATCAACATGACTTGTCTCCTCAGATACCGGCGATTCATCTGTGTTTTTTATAGGCAGCGATTGCTCAACATCGTTAGAAATAACATCAGAATTGTCTATATTTTTAGATTCTTGATTATCGTCTAACTTTACCATACTTATATCCTTACTAAAGACATGTTGCCATACATTTTAAAATGATTCGTATCGCATTCTTTTGCAAAAAAGATTAAAGCGTTTTCAAAGGCTATATCAATAGTTTTAATACCAAATACTGTTTCTAAAATTTTTTCAAACCAATTCTTTTTTTTATTTTTTCTGTATTCTGATAAAACAAAAGCTACCGCGTATCTCAAAGGTTGGTCAATAAATTTGGGCTCAAACGGTAGATTCGCTCTTCTTATAAATATAGCCTTAGTTTCTTCTCCTTTTCCTTCCATTCTTGAAAATTCAACACATCCTAATGTTTGAACAGGCATTAATACTCCTGTAACATTTGATTTTTCCTTAATAAGATTAAGTACAGATGCATATCTTTTTTCAAAAGCTCGCTCTAATTTTAATCTTTCACGTTCATCTTTTAACCATTTTTCACATTTATTTACTACAAATAAGATTAAGTGATTTCTGTTATCTTCTCTTAAGGAAGGCATTAATAAATCACGAATTCTTGTAGGTTTATTTACTGTTTCTGAAAATATGTCATCTCCTTCAATAAGAGCTGCCCCATCAATAACATTAAAAATTACACTCGAATTTTTAAGCTTTTCTTTAAAAGTCGCGAAATCAGGATTGTCGTTAGAAGCGCTTATTAAACCTCCAGCTATATCAAAAAAATTTATATCTAATTCTTCCTTATTCTTAAAACTAATTTCAAATTTATGTCCAATTATTCCTTGAGAGCCTGCTAACAGAGGTTTTATGCTTGTAAAAGATGGTTGCTCTATAATTGTGCTTAATGTTTGATAAGCTCTATCTAACTTAAGTCCTGTGTCGTTATCTGCCATAAATTCAAAACCATATTGTCTCATTTTTGTTAACTCTTTATACATCGTCGCAAGTAAAGTAGTTTTACCTACAGCTTCAGGTCCCATCATCATAATAGTAAAATTTTCCGCCATACAATTACAATCTCCTTTAAGTTATTATATTAATTTATTATTTTAATAAACTTTAAAAATTTTATCTGTAATAATTTTTTGTTTAAGTGCAAATTTAAGAGCATAAAACATAGAGTTATCAACATTATCTTGAAGAAATTGAGAAATTATTTTTCTATAAATCAGTTCATCTCTTTTTTTTTTGAGAATATTCAACACAGCCAAGAGTTTTAACAGGAATGAAAATTTCAACACTGTTTGAATGTTGAGTTATCCATTCTATCTATCATATATAGTAATCTCATTTATTAACTTACTATTCCCATAAATTTTAAAAATTTTATCTGTAATAATTTTTTGTTTAAGTGCAAATTTAAGAGCATACATCATGGGCTTATCAACATTTTCTTGAAGAAAATGAGAGCTTATTTTTTTAAAAAATAACTCCTCATTTTTAAGATCTCCTTTTTTATGAGAATATTCAACACAGCCAAGAGTTTTAACAGGGATAAAAATCCCAACGTTATTTGGATTTTGATTTATACAGTTTAAAACTTCTTTATGCCTTTCTTCAAACATACTTGTTAATTTTTGGATATTAATATCATCTTTAAGCCATGCTTCACATTTAGTAATAACAAAAAGAATGAGAAATCTTTCTTTTCTGTTACAACTTCTTACTAAAAAATCTCTAATACGTGTCGGAGAATTAATTCTATCATTTAGAAAAGGATTCCCCTCAACCAGCGCAGAACCGTCAATAACGTTAATTATAACTAATGCCTTACGAAGTTTATCTACAAAATCTTCATGCTCCCTTCCCTTAGGCGCCATTATTAAACCACCAGCAGTATCATAAACGGTAAAATTAATTTTTTGTAAGGTAAAATTATATTCAACAATACCTCTTGTGCCAGATAAAAGACGAGGAAGCGAAGATACATCAGAGTATTGTATTATTGATTGGATTTTCTGATAAGCGTTCTCAAGAATAATTCCTGTGTCGTTTGCAGCTACAAATGGAAAAAGGCTGGTTTTTAAAAATTCTTTATACATCGAAGCAAGCAACGTAGTCTTTCCAACGCCTTCCTGACCTATTATTACTAAATTATTTTTGTTTTGACTAAAAGGTGAACTAACTAACTTTTTAATTTTAGAAAAGAAAGAATAAAATTTTAACTCTTGAGAGTCAGATTTTAACTCTTGAGAATCAGATTTTAACTCTTGAGAATCAGATTTTAACTCTTGAGAATCAGATTTTAACTCTTGAGAATCAGATTTTAACTCTTGAGAATCAAATTTCAACGCTCGCCCAATTATAGCTGAAGAAACATTTTCATTTACACCATGTTTGAATAAAAGTGCAGAAAATCCTCCGATAAAACCGCTACTTATTATACGTAATATCCATGAATCGTTATAATATATTTTTATTAAACAGACAGCAGTGTTTTTATTAAATATAATTTCCGAACTTTTAAAATCATAAAAAGACCTTTTAGTTAGTTTATCATCAAATATTGAAACGCTACCTTGAATGTTTTCAAAACTTAATTCATGAGCGTTAGTTATATCAACCAATCCTAATCCAATTATACAACTTTTTATATGAGAAGAAATTCTATCGATATAAATATGAAAGCTCCCAAAAGGTTTTGTAGCAGAATCCCGCTTATTCGAATAATCCGAATAAACAATACCGCTGCATTTGCTTTGAATCCTTCCATGATAAACAACTTCATTACCTTCTAAAACATACCCATTAGCACCTAAACACAAACATACGGGACGAATAAATTTTAAGTCCAATCCATTCAAATTTAGAGCGATATGGATATTGCTATTCTTTGACAAATCGCTCAACAATATAGGTTGACTATGTATAAGTTTTACATTTTCCATTTGTCTTTATTTATAATTTTCCCGTGATATAATGCTAATTAAACTTAGAAAAACTATCTTTCAATTTTTGAATACTTTTTATAAGAGCATCTGAAGTTTTTTCCCAATTTTTATATAATTCTTTGTATTTCTCAAATTTTCCAAAAATTTCTGGCCATAGTCGTCCTCTAAAATTATAGATAAAATCTTTCCATTCAAATTCAATATCTTCTTTTCTAACCAATCTATCTCCTATTTCTTCCACTAAAGAAAAAACAGCGTAAGCAGGGTCTGAATACATTTCATCACTAAGTTTTTTATTTATTTCATAAATAGTTTCCAAATAATGAGATTGCAGACCTCTTTGAATTTCCTGCGCTACCTCTTGAATCTCTTTTTTTCCTCTATCTTTAGGAAGAAGTTTGTCTTCAAAATCTTGATTAAATGTATCTAAAAGATACATTCTTTCTCTAATTCTATGATGAAAATGACTATGATATGAGAAATCAAATTTTGATAAATAAGTAAAAGCATCCTTTAAATTAGGCATCTCTTCATCAAATAGATCCCTAAGTTGTCTTATTGTTTCAGAAGGATTGTCGAGCGATTGAGGAATAAGTGAATTTATTGTTTCTTTGAATATTCCGTTTAAAACTTTGACAAGAGCTTTATTTACCTGCTCTTTAAGATAAATATCTATATTATCGGCAAGAAATCTACTTAAATCTGCTCTTAAATGATGCAATTTTTCCTGTAAAGCACCTGGCCATCCTCCTTCTTCTTTATAGCTTTCTTCAAGATTTGAACTTTCTGGGACCAATGGGTTATTTTTAGCAATCTCACAAATTTCTTCTATTTTAGTTTTAAATTCACTTCCAGCATTTTTTACATTTTGATATATTTCAAAGAGTAAGCTGGAAATTTTTTTCTTCATATCTTCTATAAAATTTGTTTCGAGTTTGACATATTCCCTTGTCATTTGTCTGTCTTCCTGTAAAGGCTTTAATTTCTCATTAGAGATTTTTAAAGCTTCACTTATCCTATTTG
This genomic interval from Desulfobacterales bacterium contains the following:
- a CDS encoding TerD family protein, giving the protein MENVKLIHSQPILLSDLSKNSNIHIALNLNGLDLKFIRPVCLCLGANGYVLEGNEVVYHGRIQSKCSGIVYSDYSNKRDSATKPFGSFHIYIDRISSHIKSCIIGLGLVDITNAHELSFENIQGSVSIFDDKLTKRSFYDFKSSEIIFNKNTAVCLIKIYYNDSWILRIISSGFIGGFSALLFKHGVNENVSSAIIGRALKFDSQELKSDSQELKSDSQELKSDSQELKSDSQELKSDSQELKFYSFFSKIKKLVSSPFSQNKNNLVIIGQEGVGKTTLLASMYKEFLKTSLFPFVAANDTGIILENAYQKIQSIIQYSDVSSLPRLLSGTRGIVEYNFTLQKINFTVYDTAGGLIMAPKGREHEDFVDKLRKALVIINVIDGSALVEGNPFLNDRINSPTRIRDFLVRSCNRKERFLILFVITKCEAWLKDDINIQKLTSMFEERHKEVLNCINQNPNNVGIFIPVKTLGCVEYSHKKGDLKNEELFFKKISSHFLQENVDKPMMYALKFALKQKIITDKIFKIYGNSKLINEITIYDR